Within Calditrichota bacterium, the genomic segment AATTTGCCGCGCCCTGAATCATGTTAACGAAATTTATTTGCTGAACAGCCTTGTGGGCATTCGTGTCAGGAGCGGGATATTCTTGTTGCATCTTTATAATTAATTGATTATATTCGTAGTTTATGGAAAGGTATTTTGCGTTGTTGAGATACCTTTTTTCTTTTGTGGTAATTAAATCAAAAATATCATCTCGTTTAGCGGCGGAAATTTTCTGCGGCGTAGAGAAAGAGCCACATCTTTTCACTTTGTCGCCGTTTTGACTAATTGCTGCCGGCAAGGATATTGTTCACAAAATGGATATGCAAAAATGAGGCGATGCGGAATCTGAGTGAAGGGAGGCATTGCAGAGTATGAGAGTTTACGACTTGACGTTAAAAAGAAGAAGCATTCGGCGCTTTCTGCAAAAACCGTTGTCCAGAGAAATTTTAGCTAAATTGGTCAATGCCGGCAGATTGGCGCCTTCGGGCGCGAATTTGCAGCCGCTCGAATTTGTGGTGGTTGACGACAAGTCGCTTTCAGGCAAAGTTTTTGCTACGCTTAAGTGGGCTGCTTACATTGCGCCGGCCGGCGATCCCCCGCAAGATAAACGCCCCGTCGCTTACATTGTTGTTTTGGTCAACAGAAAAATTAAGAAAAAAAACGGTGAAGTCGATGCCGCGGCTGCCATTGAAAATATGATTCTTGTGGCTTTGGACGAAGGAATCGGCAGTTGTTGGTTGGGTTCTGTGGATCGCGAAGCGCTGGCTCAGGTTTTGCGAATCCCGAAAAATTTTAAGATAGACTCTGTGCTCGCGCTGGGGTATCCGGACGAGTCGCCCGAGGTAGAGGACGCGGTAGATTCCATAAGATATTGGAAGGATGAGCGAGGCGTTTTGCATGTGCCTAAAAGAAAATTGGATGAAGTTATTCATTTTAATGAATATTCGCACTAATTGGTAACGGAGGTCGCAGTGGCCAAATTGATGATTAGTATTTCCGGAATACGCGGGATTGTAGGAGATGGTTTGACGCCGCAGATGTCAGTGAATTTTGCCCAGGCGTTTGGCACGTATATTGGCGGCGGCAAAGTAGTTGTTGGCAGAGATTCCCGCGTCACAGGCCCAATGGTTAAACACGCCGTTTTTTCCGGCTTAATGGCTTCAGGAGTCGATGTGATTGATATTGGCGTTTGTCCCACGCCGACCGTGCAAATGGCGGTAAAAAAGCTGAAGGCGCATGGCGGAATTGCCATTACTGCGAGCCACAATCCCATTGAATGGAATGCGCTGAAGTTGATTGATTCCAGCGGCATGTTTTTGGACGAATCACAAGGCAAAAAGGTGATTGCTGTTGTGGAGAAAAACGGTTATCGCAGCGTAGGATGGGATCAAATCGGCAAGCCGGAAGTTTACGAGAATGCGATTCAGGATCACATTAAAGCCATTTTGAAACTGAGGCTGATTGACGTCGACGAAATCGCGCGGCGAAAATTT encodes:
- a CDS encoding nitroreductase; this encodes MRVYDLTLKRRSIRRFLQKPLSREILAKLVNAGRLAPSGANLQPLEFVVVDDKSLSGKVFATLKWAAYIAPAGDPPQDKRPVAYIVVLVNRKIKKKNGEVDAAAAIENMILVALDEGIGSCWLGSVDREALAQVLRIPKNFKIDSVLALGYPDESPEVEDAVDSIRYWKDERGVLHVPKRKLDEVIHFNEYSH